The genomic window TCCTTCCTGACGGGTAGTTAGTAGTAGTTTTTAGGTACAGTACTAGTACTAAAGAAGAAATGTGCACTATTTATTGTGTCGTAATCTGACTCTGACCTGATGTTGACGCAAATATAATGCGATTTAAAGTGTGTCTCcaaaccaaaaaagaaatgaGTAGAACACTCGTGACTGTACGTGCCCGCTCCATATGCAAAAgatgaaaataaatatgaaatgatcTTTTTAAAAATGAACTTGGACACTATTGTAGGTTGTAGACAAATGAAGCAATGCACCAAAAAAAGACACATGAAGCAGGTTAAGATTCCGCGGGACCAACGGGaaatataaacaacaaataCTACCCAACACACGTTTTTACCATTCATAATACTTCCTCTAGTCCAAATTACcggaagaaattttttattttttaggtattaatgcatataaattataatatagtctaaatacattagttttttaatgaacttaaaaagtgaTCTAAACATATCAGAAAAATTCAAATCCGACAATCCAAATTAATTCAAACCGAAAAAAAACCGATTTTATGATTTGGATAAAAAACTAAACCGAACCAATTGAAAATCAATGTGGTGTGGTTTGATTCTCGATTTCAGTTTTAAGAACCAATAAACAAACCGAACGAaatcaatatatattattaagttaataattttttaggtAGCCCacatctattaaaaaataaacttataaaagaataataaaagtcaatatattttttaatttattttagttaaattacaatgaagattgaagagtACAAAATTTACGAtgtgattaaaattaataaaaataaataatttggtaGTAATCGATTTTAAATCATAGAAATTAGATTTATTTACTCTCTATCCTTAagtataagaaaattttattttttagatttattaaataactgatCAATTTGGATAATATTATAGACCAGattcatcaattattcaataaattaaaaaataacttttaattataattaaggatgcagaacttttttttgtttgaaacaaGGTTGAGGAAACAAACATTCTGGCATTATAAAAACACAGTCCGGCAGATCATACCACATTCATTCATTCGGTGATTATTCAcgtttctctcttctcttctgtTGGCATTTCTTTCTTACATTCATTTCATCGCAAATGTCTCTCGAGATTGCTGTCAAGGCTGCCGCTGGCGCTCCCAATGTTCTCGGAGACTGTAAcccctctccctctctctctctctctctctctctctctctctctctctctctctctctctctctctctctctctctctctctctctctctctctctctctctctctctctctctttatctCTCCCTAGTTTTCAGTTTTACTTGTTCTTCGTTTTTCATAGCattatttggttttgtttttatttcagGTCCATTTTCCCAAAGGGCACTCTTAACTTTGGAAGAGAAGAAGATCCCACATAAAATCCACTTAATTGATATCAGTAACAAACCCCAATGGTAACTACTCTTAAATCACCTCTtcttatctctctctctctctctctctgcaatcttcttatttctttcaattttctgtcttatttattggtCGTAGGTTTTTGGAAGTGAATCCAGAAGGAAAGGTTCCAGTGATTAAGTCTGATGATAAATGGGTTCCTGATTCTGATGTTATTGTTGGGATACTTGAAGAGAAACACCCTGAACCTCCTCTCGCTACTCCTACTGAATTTGCCTCAGTGTATGACCCTCTATTCTTGTCCTTTTAAAGATTACTTTTTTATTCTGTTTTTTTAGTTTAGTTTCACTCTATGTAATCTATTTCAAACTGTTGTTTTCACTATTGTTGGTCAATTTTTGTTTCTATGctcaatttttcttttggttgTGTTTGGGGGAGCCAAATAGTATATTAGTAAGATAAGAGATAAGAGGTATGAATCACATGCACGAACACCAGACACACAACACTCAcatgtcgacaccgataataatttgaaaaaaaatagattaattgAGTTTAAACACATGTGTAAGTGTTACATAGGTTATGACTATTCCCACTTGTAAGATGGTATTCAAGATCTACATAATTTCACTTTCTGCATTGATGTTGATGTTGGTCATggtattttttgtgtgttttccTTTTGTGGGGTGGGGGATGTGAGGGAGATTGTGGCTATGTGAACAGTTAAATTAAGGTGGCTTCTAAGTTTATGGctcaattaagtccctcacGCATGTACCACTCAATCTGACCACTGGATTCAATAAGTTTACATTATCTCATTAGTCATTACCACATTGGGTTTGGCCCTCTCATCGTCGGTGGTCCTCGCCACAATCCTTTTGAAATTTTAGTTTCTACAGTCCAGATCTAGCATTCATCAATCTCCATTACTTCCTGCTTCTCTAATCTCCTTGTCTGTAGCCACCATCTCCCTTCCTCTAAAACACAGACTTGCAAACCTTTGGAGCACCCTTGTTCCCTAACAAATGtaataattgaaacaaaatgaacatgttttcattaaaaaattttgAAGCCCCCGTTGCTTGGCATAAGCGTTGatacatttttatttacatttttttaccTTAACATGAATAAATCTTCACTTTGGCCTAACCTAAACCTTTTCAATCTTAAaatttttacaataaatttaattgaataacgTATGCTTGGGATTTACTTGTTTTgcccttttcattttttttttccgttgAGAGATGGGAAATGGGGCAAAGAGAATTAGAAATGGGGCCAAAAGGGATAGTCATTGATAGAAGAGGAGGGAAGAGCCACACTGCCATGGCTAGTTTCTTGGTTAACGATGATGACAGTTGGGgacagaaaaatgaaaaatatttggtgTGGTGAGTACATCACAATATCCTATAGCACCGCTTAATCCAATGACTGTTAGTCATGATCCACCACAAACCACTTAACTGGTGGTCCACCTTAGATGCCACCTTAAATTAATCCATATTGTTGTGGAAAAAAGGGTACTTAACTTGTGCTTGTTCTAATTCTAGTTATTAAAAGAGGTTTTTCTTTACTGTTTTTTAATTTGGCTGTACATTATGTTCACATTTACAGGGGGTCAAATATCTTTGGGACTTTCGTGAGCTTTCTGAAGAGCAAGGATTCAAATGATGGAACAGAACAAGCGTTGGTTGCTGAACTGAGTGCTTTGGATGAACATCTTAAGGCTCATGTATATATGTCAATTTATAATCAACAAGAACAAACTtctttttgtttagtttttttaccttttattaAATAGCGAATTTAGCCACACTAATATGTTGGAGGTATGCTCAGGGTCCATTTGTTGCTGGCGAGAAGATTTCTGCTGTTGATTTGAGTTTGGCACCAAAACTGTACCATCTAGTGGTAGCACTTGACCACTTCAAGAACTGGACTATTCCTGAGAGTTTGACAAATGTCCACAACTACATCAAGGTACAAAGTTGTTTTCTTTAATGCATGTAATCTTTTGGTTCCGTTTTAGTCACGCCTTTTGCATTACTATTGGAAAGTCTGGTCTATTTTAAAGCAAATCTGGGCTTATTCACCTATAAATAATTCTAATCATGATTTTGCATCAAAATTTTAAGCAGACAAGGTTTTCATGGACATACATAGTTTCTACCTCCTACTGTTCATGAAAGTCAACCTATTATAGTCTTGTATTATGCTCTGTGTGGATTCTCTCGTGTGGAGAAAAGTCATTCTTAAGTAGAGTAAATCTCTATTTTGGTCGTGTTTTTAAGCATTAATTTAGTTCTCAAGACATTATTACATCAATTTGTTTATGGAACGATGATTTTTTTACACCAAATTAGTCCAGAAGTTACAACAAATTTGGTGTTCTATGAACAAATATTTTAGAGAGCTTGGTTATCAGTCATTCTCTATTTCTGAAATGGATAATGTTGATAAATTAGAGTTTTAACGTACAGAAGAGTTTTTAAACTTACATATTGGATAAAGATTCCTTTTAAATGTCAATTGTGCACGCTATTTTAGCAAAGTTTGTCTTTCAGACATTCTGTATAAGAATTAGACTGCAATATAAAACAATTTAGCATCTTCAAGagctttattttatctttattttattattatttaagaaTTAATAGCTTTCCTTCTCTCTTTCTGAACACGTCCTCGTCTTTtctctaataaaataatatctacCTTTATCCAAAAACTGAAAAGCTGGATCTTCTTATTTGCCCGATTTCACTCTTAAATATCCTGGCCATGTAAACAGAAGTATTGATACTTAAACCCTTACAAATACTTCATGGAACTTTTCATTTCTCTCTTGTCTCGAGTCTCTTGAGTCTTGACAACAAATATTGTTGCCAAATTGTTGGACGTTGACAACTAGGGTACTATATTGTGTTCACTCTTTTTAGTGAACATGCATGAGTCATGGATCAATTTTTATACATGTTCTCCCTATCATACCTTGATTTATGATTACTGTCTTCTGCTGGTCTGAGCTGATTATTGTGTACATCTGCATGCATAATGCCATCAACTTTAAGAGGTTTTCATCCCCtcctttaaatttaaaagtcaGATTGAGCTATGACTTTCTATGCAACAAATTGGTAGTCCATGAAACTCTTTACCACATTGAGTCATTGTTCATGAAACATTTTACCACATTGGGTCATTGTAATAGATTATGTGGATCAAATGTCAGTGTGTTATATGATGAGTTACACCTTTCATCGCCTGTTTATAGAGTATTGACGTATTTAGTGTCCATTTAATCAATCTCTTAAGTGTTTAGTGTCTTGATTTACAATATACACAATTAAATTTTTCTGCATTTGGTaaagaaaaaaacttaattGCAGGTTTGAGTAGTATTAACTCTATATGATTCAGTTGGTTGATGGATAATTGTTATATTGCAGTTGCTCTTCGCCCGTGATTCATTTGAGAAAACCAAGGCAGCAAAGGAATATGTCATTGCTGGATGGGCACCAAAGGTCAATGCATGAAGTAGCTCAAAATTATGAGTTTAATGAACACCAGCCATGCACTGTTATCGAACATTATTAAGAAATAAGAATAGGATTGTGTGTGACTTGTCATTTGAAggattgaaatttgaattctGTTGATCTCGTCTATAATAAATAAGTAGTTTGTTCGTGTGTGTTTTGTTTATCCATTAGCTGGCTGAAATGTctttaaaatgtgaaattttgagTGTTACAACTGTTTCCGAAACACAAGGGTTTCTGAATGATTTCCCAATCACGTCAAACTTTTGACTACCGAGTAATTTCGTCTTGTTAACGGCAATTCATTGGTAACATAGAGAACCGATCGTACAAAAATAGATTCCCCTAGTATCTTATTATTACTGTACCGTCCAAAAAAAAGCTGAAAAAAAAGCTGAAAACACAATTCCCCCCTCCCCCCCCCAACAAATTAAACCATCCATCGGAGGGAGGAATTCGATTGGCTGCCTCAGCTCTAACATCATTGAATCCGACCGACGACCAGCCAGCCAGGTTTCCGTGCGAATTAGGGTTCATACGCTTAATCCCTGTGGCGGAGTGATGAAGGTGCTTAAAGGACATCAAGATTTAATTTTGGGATTCGTCACAAAACAACATCAAATCACACATACACTTCTTCAACTTGAGACCAAGGGTTAGTAGTTTATCATTATTATTCATTAATTGCAATTCTTTTTTAATGCCATGATTTTTCGATTTAAATTGTTATTTGTTCATTCTTTGTTGGATTCAGTGTAATGGAGTCATATTTAGAGACTAATTTGATCAATCTTTTCACAGTTAATTTGATGGATTAAGTTGTGATGTGACACCTTGCTTTTGGCAAATGCTCCGAGGAATTTGTCTTGGTAGTTTTATATCGCGGTTCTATGAGTTTGCATGTCTATCAATCTCGAAATTCTAGTTGGGTTACTTATTCAACAATGGGAAATATAGGGAAGGTTGTTGACTTTGTGGTTTTgcataatataatatatgttgTCACTTACAAAGCCAACATAGGGTTACTCAACTTGAATTCTGCAAGTATTAAATTTCTAAAATTGAAGAGTACTCCCATTTCACCATTTCAATTAAAGTTGGTTAATTGTGATGAGAAACTTTTAGTGGTTGATTTTATACTAAGTCAAGTACGAATTGTTTATAAGATAGACTTATCAACCATGAGTTATGTCAAATTGGACACTTTAGGCGACGTTGCATTATTTTATGCTTATGAGTTACGAGAGACGTTGTTATGCATTGAAAAACCCGAACATATGGGGATATGAGAACAACTCTGTGTATGTCgtcacttattcacatttagaATATTAGTGCATATTCAAGGAATGAAATATGTCAAAAATACATCGTGCTTCCTACTTCTCCAGCAACGGGAACCTTCATGTACAACTGGTGTTGTGTGGGGGATGTTAGTAAATCGCAAAATTATATTATGCCTCAAGATCCACCAAATCTAGGACAAGGTAGCTCCCGGTACGATCGGTGTTTTAGACATCTACGATATGAGGTAGATTATTCTCTGGTTGAGTAACTTGCATATTATCCATCATGTTATTGGTGGTTTGTGTTTCCACCTATTTCCTTTTTGCTTGGTAATAATTTGGCTAAAGCAGGAAAACCTTGCAATGGTTTGTTGATTCAATGTTAGACATTTATTTtagctaaaataaataattaacacttTCAATTATTGTAATGTCATTTATTTGGCTAAATAGGAAAAACTTGTAATGGTTTGTTGTTTCAATATTCTAACTAATATAATACATGTACATATGTACGCACGGGCTGccgattttttatttatgatagGACAATATTGTCGTAAGTAATGTTacatggaaaatgctaaacaggacactagttaagtatattaaaaagaaaattccatcTTGAATTTTGTGCAttcaatattttgaaaatgtagaaagttttttttacttagaAAATGTTGAAAGTtatctttttaatattaattttttcttttatttgtttttttagtatgcttaacaagtgcccccaTGACCCATATGTTACATTACATAATTTAATTTCGATTTACACTTTTTTCTACTTAGAGTGGGATAAGATTTTTTGTGATATTATGcttgaaaatgaattttaaaataggggataaaaaattcaagttttttaaaatagatcaaaactgcattaattTATCATGCCATGGAGTACATATATCTATGAGAGTGAATTCTCTCGATTTGTGCATGTTTTCTAGCTTTCATATTTATGTGTAACTTTTTGCTCTAAATATTAGAGTAAATTACATTCATACTTAAATGACACTACCCtccttttttatgttttttttttttttgacaaacaacaACTTATACcatttcattattcaaaatAGAAGTAATACAAGGAGGTAACATCTCAAGACTATAGTGACAAGGCCACGAAATGGCCGCTTTCGCAAGCGTATGGGCAGCCATGTTCGCTTGTCGCTTAATAAACTTTACCACAAAGTTTGGATTCATCAATAGTACATTTTTAATATTACAAATAATTGAACTAAACTCCGAGGAACCGACGCGTAAGCTGTGAATTGCATCTACCACATTCTTAGAATCCGATTCGAAAATAACATGTGTGAAGCCTCTTTGTTGCACTTCTCTCATAGCTGCAAGAAGCGCGAGTGATTCCCCTTCAATTATAGCACAATTACCTTCCTTCCTCTGAGTTCCTGCCGCCACAAAGTGCCCTGAATGGTTGCGCAAGACCCACCCTGCAGTGGTTTTGGTCTGATCATGATGAAAACCGGCATCCACATTACATTTAAGCCATCCGATATCCGGTTTCTGCCAAGTTAAAGCCTGCTGCAGCTGCATAGCAGCTCTCCCGTTTTGCTGGTATTGCTGAACAGAATTCCACTCATTCCAAAGATGCAAAGTTTTAATACCCAAGCTTCTGCCATTCTCTTTTGAATCATTCCAAACACTATTATTTCTATTATTCCACATAGTCCAAATTAGCATAGCAAACCTCCCTGCTATGTCGCTATCCTCATTCTTGCATATGGACTTTATAATTTCCGTGGCTGACCCTAGATGTTGTAGTCGTGCTGCAATAACCTGCTCCAAACCGGCAGCTTGCCGTGCTTGTATACTGTAATTACAGTGGAACAGAAAATGCAAGTCATCTTCGTTATCCCGATCACAAAGTGGGCATATTAATGGACAATTAACACGCTTTTCTTGAAGCCGAGTACGTGTTGGAAGGCATTCTTTGCAAATACGCCAGAGAAGGTGTTTGGTTTTAGGTGGTGCATGAATTTTCCAAAGACAACTCCACTCCTCATGTTGGCTCAAGGCTCCCATCTTTCCTGTAATGTTTAGCATCAAATGATATCCACTTTTAACACTATATTGGCCATAAACACTATCCATCCATATCAATTTATCTTCTGCAACCGTATCAAAAAGTGGAACATTAAGAATGCATTTAGCAGCATCCAAGGAGAACAGGGattcaattttgtgtttatcccACATCTTCACATTTGGTAACATAAGTTCATTGACAGTAATGTTATGCACCTCTTGAATTTGTGGAGAAGAAATCCATGCCCCTTCTTCACCTCTCAGCCAAGGATCTGTCATGACATTTATGCTAGTACCATCTCCAACTATCCACCTACTACCATTCATCAAAATCTGCCGGGCTCTCCAAATACCACGCCAAGCAAAACTTGGATTATGACCAATTTTAGAATCAAAGAGAGAGCAGTTTGGAAAATACCTCGCTTTGTATAGTCTAGCTACTAGTGTCTGTGGC from Trifolium pratense cultivar HEN17-A07 linkage group LG1, ARS_RC_1.1, whole genome shotgun sequence includes these protein-coding regions:
- the LOC123902358 gene encoding glutathione S-transferase DHAR1, mitochondrial-like; protein product: MSLEIAVKAAAGAPNVLGDCPFSQRALLTLEEKKIPHKIHLIDISNKPQWFLEVNPEGKVPVIKSDDKWVPDSDVIVGILEEKHPEPPLATPTEFASVGSNIFGTFVSFLKSKDSNDGTEQALVAELSALDEHLKAHGPFVAGEKISAVDLSLAPKLYHLVVALDHFKNWTIPESLTNVHNYIKLLFARDSFEKTKAAKEYVIAGWAPKVNA